The Rhizobium leguminosarum genome includes a region encoding these proteins:
- a CDS encoding helix-turn-helix domain-containing protein — translation MATGSESDDDPAAEQERPAHVERRRWPRGPAMRKERPPHASPALEPLRFSTQDLPPTEQFQAWRAHMAPLVDVHLPEGKSPEDGFLAEQIGWQLGDILIVQQRAHAHRYIRDQAMLRSSPIDHWNVGLQRSGQAWTEVNRRVTETAAGEIFFMSLGSPYRGRTTDTEALLVFLPYEMLARDASLLQSAGNTVLSGSHAELLTGYLTGLETNLGNLTIEEVPRIIQTIGDMVVAGAASSTRTDTGQNQANMGLMERAHRYIHVNLHSENLTPDVMCRALGISRTRLYQLFEGSGGVLNYIRKRRLLQAYADLSNSADHRPISEIAEAAGFEVAANFTRAFIHEFGLSPRETRRTMATQQRPAPALHSTRRSGKTIGDWLALTG, via the coding sequence ATGGCTACAGGGTCTGAATCCGACGATGATCCTGCCGCGGAACAGGAACGGCCGGCGCATGTGGAGAGGCGGCGCTGGCCGCGTGGACCGGCCATGCGCAAGGAACGCCCACCCCATGCCTCCCCTGCACTCGAGCCGCTGCGATTCTCGACGCAGGACCTGCCACCGACAGAACAATTCCAGGCCTGGCGGGCACATATGGCGCCGCTCGTGGATGTTCATCTGCCGGAGGGAAAATCACCGGAAGACGGGTTCCTCGCGGAGCAGATCGGCTGGCAGCTCGGCGATATCCTCATCGTCCAGCAGCGCGCGCATGCCCACAGATATATCCGCGATCAGGCCATGCTTCGATCGAGCCCCATCGACCATTGGAACGTGGGCCTGCAGCGCAGCGGCCAGGCCTGGACCGAGGTCAACCGTCGTGTCACCGAGACCGCTGCCGGCGAGATATTTTTCATGTCTCTCGGCAGCCCCTATCGCGGACGGACGACCGATACCGAAGCTTTGCTCGTGTTCCTGCCGTATGAGATGCTGGCTCGCGATGCGAGCCTTCTCCAGAGCGCCGGCAACACGGTTCTTTCGGGCAGCCACGCCGAGTTGCTCACGGGCTATCTCACGGGCCTCGAAACGAACCTCGGGAATCTGACGATAGAGGAAGTGCCCCGGATAATCCAAACCATCGGCGATATGGTCGTTGCGGGCGCCGCATCGTCCACAAGGACTGATACCGGTCAAAACCAGGCCAACATGGGACTGATGGAGCGGGCGCACCGCTACATTCACGTCAATCTCCATTCGGAAAACTTGACACCGGACGTGATGTGCCGCGCGTTGGGGATTTCGCGTACTCGGCTTTACCAGCTGTTTGAGGGGAGTGGAGGCGTGCTCAATTATATTCGCAAGCGGCGATTGCTGCAGGCCTATGCGGATCTCAGCAATTCGGCCGACCACAGGCCGATTTCAGAAATCGCAGAAGCCGCCGGTTTCGAGGTCGCCGCCAATTTTACGCGCGCCTTCATCCACGAATTCGGGCTGAGCCCGCGTGAAACCCGAAGGACGATGGCAACCCAACAGCGGCCGGCTCCGGCCCTCCACTCCACGCGGCGTTCCGGAAAAACGATCGGTGATTGGCTGGCCCTGACGGGTTGA
- a CDS encoding VOC family protein, with translation MHLNHLDFHVPDIAATANFFIRHFGLRLKDMRGQNGLAILEDDTGLEIVLSHAIAKFGTADQVEMGRQTYHVGFILPERAEVDAVHGGLVAAGADLSGPPAAMRGGWLFYCTAPGNILVEIGWRPG, from the coding sequence ATGCACTTGAACCATCTCGATTTCCACGTTCCCGATATTGCTGCCACGGCGAATTTCTTCATCCGCCATTTCGGCCTGAGACTTAAGGATATGCGCGGTCAAAACGGCCTCGCGATCCTCGAAGACGATACCGGCCTCGAAATCGTCCTCAGCCACGCAATCGCAAAATTCGGCACCGCCGATCAGGTGGAGATGGGCCGCCAGACCTATCATGTCGGCTTCATCCTGCCCGAAAGGGCGGAGGTCGATGCGGTCCATGGCGGGCTTGTGGCTGCCGGTGCTGATCTGTCCGGTCCGCCGGCCGCCATGCGTGGCGGCTGGCTGTTTTATTGCACGGCGCCCGGAAACATCCTCGTCGAGATCGGCTGGCGGCCGGGTTAG
- a CDS encoding methyl-accepting chemotaxis protein, producing the protein MLKHLKIRTKIISVVALLGLITMAGLIYVISEFRRADAAYSAFIDHEAQASMLSARASASAVASVLQVSLLADMKPDTPEFQKALATPSKLPQARDRMKQALALVPSRKPAIDEIQAGIDEIETLANKIIEQSKAKDGAGAQTNVALINAKLDALTPKMIANNDAMMAMLNDGGDALSASVNERIVFCLVLIGIAVLAAVGFSVVVAQIGIAGPMMQLRQRMTRLAEGDTTSDVSGLDRGDEVGQMAKAVSVFRDNAIERARIEARAEADRDVSDSERRDREAQKAREASELDRAVTALGDGLRRLAAGDLASHIAEPFVAHLDALREDFNNSVEKLNETMHTVGANARAIGAGANEIRSSADQLSQRTEQQSASVEETAAALEEITTTVRDAAKRAEEASQLVARTRLGAEKSGEVVRKAVSAMQQIEKSSGEISNIIGVIDDIAFQTNLLALNAGVEAARAGDAGKGFAVVAQEVRELAQRSAKAAKEIKALISTSGSHVQTGVSLVGETGKALDAIVQEVQEINQHVHAIAEASREQSIGLQEINTAVNTMDQGTQQNAAMVEESTAASHNLATEAAALNNLLGQFRLTGTGGFTTSAPIATAPRAAARPAARAAPVRVARDGIARPAASPARTLGQKIANAFGAGSSTSPSQDPDWTEF; encoded by the coding sequence ATGCTGAAACATCTGAAAATCCGCACAAAAATCATATCGGTCGTAGCGCTGCTCGGGCTGATCACGATGGCCGGGTTGATCTACGTCATTTCCGAGTTCCGCCGTGCGGACGCCGCCTACAGCGCCTTCATCGATCATGAGGCGCAGGCCTCGATGCTGAGCGCGCGCGCCAGCGCATCGGCGGTGGCCTCGGTGCTGCAGGTAAGCCTGCTTGCCGACATGAAGCCCGATACGCCCGAATTCCAGAAGGCGCTCGCCACACCGAGCAAGCTGCCACAGGCGCGTGACCGCATGAAGCAGGCGCTGGCGCTGGTGCCCAGCCGCAAGCCGGCGATCGATGAAATCCAGGCGGGCATCGATGAGATCGAAACGCTTGCGAACAAGATCATCGAACAGAGCAAAGCCAAGGACGGCGCCGGCGCTCAGACGAATGTTGCCCTGATCAATGCCAAGCTCGATGCACTGACGCCGAAGATGATCGCCAACAATGATGCGATGATGGCGATGCTCAACGATGGCGGCGACGCGCTCTCGGCTTCCGTCAACGAACGAATCGTCTTCTGTCTCGTTCTGATCGGCATCGCCGTTCTCGCTGCCGTCGGCTTCAGCGTGGTCGTGGCCCAGATAGGCATCGCCGGCCCGATGATGCAGCTGCGCCAGCGCATGACGCGGCTTGCCGAGGGCGATACGACAAGCGATGTCAGCGGCCTCGACCGCGGCGACGAAGTCGGCCAGATGGCAAAGGCCGTTTCGGTCTTCCGCGACAATGCGATCGAGCGCGCCCGGATCGAAGCGCGTGCCGAAGCAGACCGCGACGTCAGCGACAGCGAGCGCCGCGACCGTGAGGCGCAGAAGGCCCGCGAAGCATCCGAACTCGACCGCGCCGTCACCGCACTCGGCGACGGCCTGCGTCGCCTTGCCGCCGGCGATCTCGCCTCGCATATCGCCGAGCCCTTCGTCGCGCATCTCGATGCGCTGCGTGAGGATTTCAACAACTCGGTCGAGAAGCTCAACGAAACCATGCATACGGTCGGCGCCAATGCCCGGGCGATCGGCGCAGGCGCCAACGAGATTCGTTCCTCCGCGGACCAGCTTTCCCAGCGGACGGAACAGCAATCGGCCTCCGTCGAAGAAACGGCAGCAGCGCTGGAGGAGATCACCACGACAGTGCGCGACGCCGCCAAGCGCGCCGAGGAGGCGAGCCAGCTCGTTGCCCGTACCCGCCTCGGCGCCGAAAAATCCGGCGAGGTCGTCCGCAAGGCCGTCTCCGCCATGCAGCAGATCGAGAAGTCCTCGGGTGAAATCTCCAACATCATCGGCGTCATCGACGACATCGCCTTCCAGACCAATCTTTTGGCCTTGAATGCAGGCGTTGAAGCCGCCCGCGCCGGCGATGCCGGCAAGGGCTTTGCCGTCGTCGCGCAAGAAGTGCGCGAACTCGCCCAGCGCTCGGCGAAGGCCGCCAAGGAGATCAAGGCGCTGATCAGCACTTCCGGCTCGCATGTGCAGACCGGCGTCTCGCTGGTCGGCGAAACCGGCAAGGCGCTCGACGCGATCGTCCAGGAGGTGCAGGAGATCAACCAGCACGTCCACGCAATCGCCGAAGCCTCCCGCGAACAGTCGATCGGCCTGCAGGAGATCAACACCGCCGTCAACACCATGGACCAGGGGACGCAGCAGAATGCGGCGATGGTCGAGGAATCCACCGCCGCCAGCCACAACCTGGCGACGGAAGCGGCAGCGCTCAACAACCTGCTCGGCCAATTCAGGCTGACCGGCACCGGCGGCTTCACCACGAGTGCGCCAATCGCCACGGCACCACGCGCTGCCGCCCGCCCGGCAGCCAGGGCAGCTCCGGTCCGCGTCGCCCGCGACGGCATTGCCCGCCCGGCCGCCTCGCCGGCCCGCACTCTCGGCCAGAAGATCGCCAACGCCTTCGGCGCCGGCAGCAGCACATCGCCGAGCCAGGATCCCGACTGGACGGAATTCTGA
- a CDS encoding transporter substrate-binding domain-containing protein, whose protein sequence is MMQSKPASLTLKGFFTLGLFFGALLSSFAASAQQAAPSLPLLFDARERLARPDLSSLVRLRFLTSVDFPPFSFTDQNGKLSGFNVDLAREICSELEISDKCQIQALPFADLRDALAASQGDAIIAGLAVTPELRRQFVFSRPYLMLPARFVRNLAVPLDGKTAAALSSHPVGVVRGTVHEAMLAAFFPTLKAEPFDTKDALLAALKDRKVDAAFADALQLSFWVSSPASAKCCALFDGPYLSEHFLGEGMTIMLRQKDSVLTSAIDHALATLSRNGRLQEIYLRYFPYGLY, encoded by the coding sequence ATGATGCAATCCAAGCCGGCATCCCTGACTCTGAAGGGTTTTTTCACGCTCGGCCTGTTTTTCGGCGCGCTGCTTTCAAGTTTTGCCGCGTCGGCCCAGCAGGCGGCACCTTCGCTGCCGCTGCTCTTCGATGCGCGCGAACGTCTTGCGAGGCCCGATCTCTCCTCTCTGGTGCGCCTGCGCTTCCTGACGTCGGTCGATTTCCCGCCCTTCAGTTTCACCGATCAGAACGGCAAGCTTTCCGGTTTCAATGTCGACCTCGCCCGCGAAATCTGCAGCGAGTTGGAGATTTCAGACAAGTGCCAGATCCAGGCGCTCCCCTTTGCCGACCTTAGGGATGCGCTCGCCGCCTCACAGGGCGATGCCATCATCGCCGGCCTTGCCGTGACCCCGGAGCTGCGCCGGCAATTCGTCTTCTCCAGGCCTTATCTGATGCTGCCGGCGCGCTTCGTGCGCAATCTCGCCGTGCCGCTTGACGGAAAGACCGCTGCCGCGCTTTCCAGCCATCCGGTCGGCGTCGTCAGGGGGACGGTGCATGAGGCGATGCTGGCCGCCTTTTTCCCCACGCTCAAGGCCGAGCCGTTCGATACGAAGGACGCCCTGCTTGCGGCGCTCAAGGACCGCAAGGTCGATGCCGCTTTTGCCGATGCGCTGCAGCTTTCCTTCTGGGTCTCTTCGCCGGCCTCTGCCAAATGCTGCGCGCTGTTCGACGGCCCCTATCTCTCCGAGCATTTCCTCGGCGAGGGCATGACGATCATGCTGCGGCAGAAGGACAGCGTGCTGACGTCAGCCATCGACCACGCGCTCGCCACGCTGTCGCGCAACGGCCGCCTCCAGGAAATTTATCTGCGGTATTTCCCCTACGGGCTCTATTGA
- a CDS encoding tellurite resistance TerB family protein: MNKPLSAHDALIYVMVMASAVDSTMNDREMTRIGQLIGFLPVFRDFDDDKLISVARDCAALLAGPEGLDVVLETVRDTLPAKLYDTAYALAVEVASADLSVKAEELRLLSLLRDRLSLDKLTCAAIERSAIARFRKG, translated from the coding sequence ATGAACAAGCCGCTTTCCGCCCATGATGCGCTGATCTACGTGATGGTGATGGCATCCGCTGTCGACAGCACGATGAACGACAGGGAGATGACAAGGATCGGCCAATTGATCGGATTCCTGCCGGTTTTCCGGGACTTCGATGACGACAAGCTGATTTCGGTGGCGCGCGACTGCGCCGCGCTACTGGCCGGGCCGGAAGGCCTCGACGTCGTCCTCGAAACCGTGCGCGACACCCTTCCCGCAAAGCTCTACGACACCGCCTATGCGCTGGCCGTCGAGGTGGCCTCCGCCGATCTCTCGGTCAAGGCGGAGGAGTTGCGCCTGCTCAGCCTGCTGCGTGACCGGCTCAGCCTCGACAAGCTCACCTGCGCGGCGATCGAGCGCAGTGCGATTGCCCGCTTCCGCAAGGGCTGA
- a CDS encoding thermonuclease family protein, giving the protein MRPAAFITGITGMAVVAGLLLAGEARLGGGTAGEETASAEDTATAPADAREPAAMSDERAEMIARSAEPAAPSAPLPGNSVASKPADMPQEAETAAGQTARPAAEKAIELVRPMVENAGILSFGGRRLQLAGIVPTPVDRICGPSGRQWPCGMMAKTAVRLLLRNRSVSCDLETVEWKETVTTACRLGSEDLGSWLAENGWAEPTAGSPLTSAAEKARQAGKGLYGDDPRRN; this is encoded by the coding sequence ATGCGCCCTGCCGCCTTCATCACAGGTATCACGGGGATGGCGGTGGTGGCCGGCCTGCTGCTGGCAGGCGAAGCAAGGCTTGGCGGCGGCACGGCCGGTGAAGAGACGGCGTCCGCGGAGGACACGGCGACCGCACCGGCGGATGCCCGCGAACCCGCGGCTATGTCGGACGAGCGTGCCGAAATGATTGCCCGGTCAGCGGAGCCGGCTGCTCCATCCGCTCCGCTCCCAGGGAACAGCGTGGCGTCCAAACCGGCCGATATGCCGCAAGAAGCGGAAACGGCGGCCGGGCAAACAGCGCGTCCGGCTGCGGAAAAGGCGATCGAACTGGTGCGACCGATGGTCGAAAATGCCGGCATTCTTTCCTTTGGTGGGCGCCGGCTTCAGCTTGCCGGCATCGTGCCGACGCCGGTCGACAGGATATGCGGGCCGTCGGGCCGGCAATGGCCCTGCGGCATGATGGCAAAGACGGCGGTGCGCCTGCTGTTGCGCAACCGCAGCGTCAGCTGCGATCTCGAGACGGTGGAATGGAAGGAAACTGTCACGACTGCCTGCCGGCTGGGCTCGGAGGATCTCGGCTCATGGCTCGCCGAAAACGGCTGGGCGGAACCGACAGCGGGTTCGCCGCTTACATCCGCCGCCGAAAAGGCCAGGCAGGCGGGAAAAGGCCTCTACGGCGATGATCCGCGCCGCAATTAA
- a CDS encoding S24 family peptidase has protein sequence MLSHDQIWEALDRLAERHELTPSGLARRAGLDPTSFNKSKRLSADGRLRWPSTESIAKVLDATGASMEELLAFMRPDADLSKQPAGQQESAFPQQGGSIPLLGFAQAGAGGFFDDGGFPAGQGWDVVEFPAAPAQKAGVYALEVQGESMMPLYRDGDVLIVEPGAQVRRNDRVVVRTNEGEVMAKVLLRQSPRSIELMSLNPEHPNRTLELSDIDWIARIIWASQ, from the coding sequence ATGCTGTCACACGACCAGATTTGGGAAGCGCTCGACAGGCTTGCCGAACGGCACGAGCTGACGCCATCCGGACTTGCGCGCCGCGCCGGCCTCGACCCGACCTCCTTCAACAAATCGAAACGGCTTTCTGCCGACGGGCGGCTGCGCTGGCCTTCGACGGAATCGATCGCCAAGGTGCTCGATGCCACAGGGGCAAGCATGGAGGAGCTTCTGGCCTTCATGCGGCCGGATGCCGATCTTTCCAAACAGCCGGCCGGGCAGCAGGAAAGCGCGTTTCCCCAGCAGGGCGGCTCTATTCCGCTGCTCGGCTTCGCCCAGGCGGGAGCAGGCGGTTTCTTCGACGATGGCGGTTTTCCGGCCGGCCAGGGCTGGGACGTGGTGGAATTTCCGGCGGCCCCGGCACAGAAAGCCGGCGTCTATGCGCTGGAGGTGCAGGGCGAGAGCATGATGCCGCTCTACCGCGACGGCGACGTGCTGATCGTCGAGCCGGGGGCACAGGTGCGCCGCAACGACCGCGTCGTCGTGCGCACAAACGAGGGTGAGGTGATGGCCAAGGTGCTGCTGCGCCAGAGCCCGCGGTCGATCGAGCTGATGTCGCTCAATCCCGAACATCCCAACCGCACCCTCGAGCTTTCCGACATCGACTGGATCGCCCGCATCATCTGGGCCAGCCAATAG
- a CDS encoding response regulator yields MQEQTIIIADDHPLFRDALRQAVIGMEGRQSIVEAGDFAAARRAAGAHADADLMLLDLAMPGVSGFSGLMALRSEFASLPIVIVSATDDATTIRRALELGASGFISKSSGIEDIRRSIQTVLAGDIATPESYRDGQEQDPDVADLIHRLHTLTPQQSRVLTMLGEGLLNKQIAYELGVSEATIKAHVSAILLKLDVDSRTQAVIQLGKINMAMVA; encoded by the coding sequence ATGCAGGAACAGACCATCATCATTGCGGACGATCATCCGCTTTTCCGTGACGCGCTGCGCCAGGCGGTGATCGGCATGGAAGGCCGGCAGTCGATCGTCGAGGCCGGCGATTTCGCCGCCGCGCGCCGGGCCGCCGGCGCCCATGCGGATGCCGACCTGATGCTGCTCGATCTCGCCATGCCCGGGGTCAGCGGCTTTTCCGGCCTGATGGCGCTGCGCTCCGAATTCGCCAGCCTGCCGATCGTCATCGTCTCGGCGACCGACGATGCGACGACGATCCGCCGGGCGCTGGAACTCGGTGCCTCCGGCTTCATTTCGAAATCCTCCGGTATCGAGGATATTCGCCGCAGCATCCAGACGGTGCTTGCCGGCGACATCGCCACGCCGGAAAGTTATCGCGACGGGCAGGAGCAGGATCCCGATGTCGCCGACCTGATCCACCGCCTGCATACGCTGACGCCGCAGCAGAGCCGGGTGCTGACCATGCTTGGCGAGGGACTGCTGAACAAGCAGATCGCCTACGAACTCGGCGTCTCCGAGGCGACGATCAAGGCGCATGTCTCGGCGATCCTGTTGAAACTCGACGTCGACAGCCGGACGCAGGCCGTCATCCAGCTCGGCAAGATCAATATGGCGATGGTTGCCTGA
- a CDS encoding DUF952 domain-containing protein — translation MTLTPTLYKIVTETLWQQARQTGTFHGAGIDLKDGFIHFSTAKQVKQTAALHFAGQSGLLLIAVDGSRFADKLVFEPSRGGDLFPHLYADLPLAAVLWEAPLPLDEAGAHIFPELAP, via the coding sequence ATGACCCTGACACCGACCCTTTACAAGATCGTGACGGAAACGCTCTGGCAGCAAGCCAGACAAACCGGCACTTTTCATGGCGCCGGCATCGATCTCAAGGACGGCTTCATCCATTTCTCGACGGCGAAGCAGGTGAAGCAGACCGCCGCCCTGCATTTTGCCGGCCAGTCCGGTCTGCTGCTAATTGCCGTCGATGGCAGCCGCTTCGCCGACAAGCTGGTCTTCGAGCCCTCGCGCGGCGGCGATCTTTTCCCGCACCTCTACGCCGATCTGCCGCTTGCCGCCGTGCTCTGGGAGGCGCCGCTGCCGCTCGACGAAGCCGGCGCCCATATCTTCCCGGAGCTCGCGCCATGA
- a CDS encoding quinone-dependent dihydroorotate dehydrogenase, which translates to MIDPFKRLARKGLFLFDPETAHGMSVAALKSGLVPACQLTPDPRLRQTVAGLTFENPLGMAAGYDKNAEVPEALLKLGFGFTEIGTVTPKPQSGNPRPRIFRLVEDEGVINRLGFNNEGHDAAFGRLAALRGGGMIGVNIGANKDSEDRIADYVAGIRRFYSVARYFTANISSPNTPGLRDLQGRESLAVLLSSVLAARDEMAAASGRKIPVFLKIAPDLTEEGMDDIAAEVLSHALDGLIVSNTTLSRDGLKDQRQAKEAGGLSGVPLFEKSTAVLARMRKRVGPALPIIGVGGVSSAETALEKIRAGADLVQLYSCMVYEGPGLAGDIVRGLSKLLDREKAASIRDLRDTRLDYWAARKV; encoded by the coding sequence ATGATCGATCCCTTCAAGCGTCTCGCCCGCAAGGGTCTCTTCCTGTTCGATCCGGAAACCGCGCACGGCATGTCGGTCGCCGCCTTAAAATCCGGCCTCGTGCCGGCCTGCCAGCTGACGCCCGATCCGCGCCTGCGCCAGACCGTTGCCGGCCTTACCTTCGAAAATCCGCTCGGCATGGCCGCCGGCTACGACAAGAATGCCGAAGTGCCGGAGGCGCTGTTGAAGCTCGGCTTCGGCTTTACCGAGATCGGCACGGTGACGCCGAAGCCGCAATCGGGCAATCCGCGCCCGCGCATCTTCCGCCTGGTGGAGGATGAAGGCGTCATCAACCGTCTCGGCTTCAACAATGAAGGCCATGATGCCGCCTTCGGGCGCCTCGCCGCGCTGAGGGGCGGTGGCATGATCGGCGTCAATATCGGCGCCAACAAGGACAGCGAAGACCGCATCGCCGACTATGTCGCCGGCATCCGGCGCTTTTATTCCGTCGCGCGTTATTTCACCGCCAACATCTCCTCGCCGAACACGCCGGGCCTGCGCGACCTGCAGGGGCGCGAAAGCCTTGCTGTGCTGCTGTCATCAGTGCTTGCGGCGCGCGACGAGATGGCGGCGGCATCCGGCCGGAAGATCCCGGTCTTTTTGAAGATCGCCCCCGATCTGACCGAGGAAGGCATGGACGATATCGCCGCGGAAGTGCTTTCGCATGCGCTTGATGGCCTGATCGTCTCCAACACCACGCTGTCGCGCGACGGACTTAAGGATCAGCGCCAGGCGAAGGAGGCGGGTGGTCTCTCCGGTGTGCCGCTTTTCGAAAAGTCGACGGCGGTGCTCGCCAGGATGCGCAAGCGCGTCGGCCCGGCCTTGCCGATCATCGGCGTCGGCGGCGTCTCCTCGGCCGAAACCGCATTGGAGAAGATCAGGGCGGGCGCCGATCTCGTCCAGCTCTATTCCTGCATGGTCTATGAAGGCCCCGGCCTGGCCGGCGATATCGTCCGCGGCCTCTCGAAACTCCTGGACCGCGAAAAGGCCGCCTCGATCCGCGACCTGCGCGATACCAGGCTGGATTATTGGGCGGCGCGAAAGGTCTGA
- a CDS encoding MATE family efflux transporter: MDTRSNHNALAFDVTHLMVLSIAIPMTLGFMTTPLLGLTNTAVVGRMGNAEALAGLAIGAMLFDLILGSFNFLRASTTGLTAQAYGRHDQHEQQAVFSRAMISALGCGLALLCLSPLLMAAGLRLMGAEGAIAEATSTYFSIRMLAAPAALANYAILGFVLGRGQGKIGLLLQAIINGINILLSIYLGLTLDWGVAGVAWGTMAGETAGTLAGLVIVLRGFGKAARPTWSEVFSRHRLAELFALNRDILIRTFVLIGAFTIMTRIGTSFGAVTLAANAVVMNFFLLSGYYLDGLANAAEQIIGRAIGARYRPAFDRGLKLTIFWSFGLAALGSAFFFLAGPWLISVLTTSPEVRQAAETYLPWAAITGLTGALAFLMDGVFIGATWSADMRNRMLISFAGYLLMLAVFVPLFGNHGLWLAMNAFLLFRGFFLAMLVKPRANQTFRAAQ, encoded by the coding sequence ATGGATACACGCAGCAATCACAACGCGCTTGCATTCGACGTGACGCACCTGATGGTGCTGTCGATCGCCATTCCGATGACGCTCGGCTTCATGACGACGCCGCTGCTCGGGCTGACGAACACCGCCGTCGTCGGCCGCATGGGCAATGCCGAAGCGCTGGCCGGGCTGGCGATCGGCGCGATGCTCTTCGATCTGATCCTCGGCAGCTTCAACTTCCTGCGTGCCTCGACGACCGGGCTGACGGCGCAGGCCTATGGCCGTCACGACCAGCACGAGCAGCAGGCCGTCTTTTCCCGAGCGATGATTTCGGCGCTCGGCTGCGGGTTGGCGCTGCTCTGTCTTTCGCCGCTGCTGATGGCGGCGGGGTTGAGGCTGATGGGGGCGGAAGGCGCGATCGCCGAGGCGACCAGCACCTATTTCTCGATCCGCATGCTGGCAGCACCCGCGGCACTGGCAAATTATGCCATCCTCGGCTTCGTGCTCGGGCGCGGACAGGGCAAGATCGGACTGCTGCTGCAGGCGATCATCAACGGCATCAACATCCTGCTTTCCATCTATCTCGGCCTGACGCTCGATTGGGGCGTAGCGGGGGTCGCCTGGGGAACGATGGCCGGCGAAACGGCCGGCACGCTCGCCGGGCTTGTCATCGTGCTGCGTGGCTTCGGTAAAGCAGCCCGGCCGACATGGTCCGAGGTCTTTTCCCGGCACCGGCTGGCTGAGCTTTTCGCGCTCAATCGCGACATCCTGATCCGCACCTTCGTGCTGATCGGCGCCTTCACCATCATGACGCGGATCGGCACCAGCTTCGGCGCAGTGACGCTTGCCGCGAATGCCGTGGTGATGAATTTCTTCCTGCTGTCAGGCTATTATCTCGACGGGCTTGCCAATGCCGCCGAACAGATCATCGGCCGGGCAATCGGCGCGCGCTACCGGCCGGCTTTCGACCGCGGGCTGAAGCTGACGATCTTCTGGTCCTTCGGGCTGGCGGCGCTCGGCTCGGCCTTCTTCTTCCTCGCCGGCCCCTGGCTGATCTCGGTGCTGACGACTTCACCAGAGGTTCGGCAGGCGGCCGAAACCTATCTGCCCTGGGCAGCGATCACCGGACTGACCGGCGCACTCGCCTTCCTGATGGACGGGGTCTTCATCGGCGCGACGTGGTCGGCCGACATGCGCAACCGGATGCTGATATCCTTCGCTGGTTATCTCCTGATGCTCGCGGTCTTCGTGCCGCTCTTCGGCAATCACGGCCTGTGGCTGGCGATGAACGCCTTCCTGCTCTTTCGCGGCTTCTTCCTGGCGATGCTCGTCAAGCCGCGGGCCAATCAGACCTTTCGCGCCGCCCAATAA
- a CDS encoding CAP domain-containing protein, with protein sequence MTSIDLSRRGLLRLSGLALAAGIAGCTTTPRMAGTPSEGEDETASVLPLVNQLRAKNGLPPLAVDPAASTAALFQAKRMASAGKMAHLMGMTDSFGARVKASGVRLPAAENIASGQQSVDAVVTAWINSPHHLENMLGRYGGLGVAVAHNTSSRNLPYWAMVLSS encoded by the coding sequence ATGACATCCATCGATCTTTCCAGGCGCGGCCTGCTGCGCCTTTCCGGACTTGCGCTCGCCGCCGGCATCGCCGGCTGCACCACGACCCCGCGGATGGCCGGCACGCCGTCGGAGGGCGAAGACGAGACGGCGAGCGTGCTGCCGCTCGTCAACCAACTCAGGGCCAAAAACGGGCTGCCGCCGCTTGCCGTCGATCCGGCGGCGAGTACTGCCGCCCTGTTCCAGGCGAAACGCATGGCGAGCGCCGGCAAGATGGCGCATCTCATGGGCATGACCGACAGTTTTGGCGCGCGGGTCAAGGCGAGCGGTGTGCGGCTGCCGGCGGCGGAAAACATCGCCTCCGGCCAGCAGAGCGTCGATGCCGTGGTGACGGCCTGGATCAACTCGCCGCATCACCTGGAAAACATGCTCGGTCGTTATGGCGGCCTTGGCGTTGCCGTCGCCCATAATACATCTTCCAGGAACCTGCCCTATTGGGCCATGGTGCTTTCCAGCTGA
- a CDS encoding DUF6460 domain-containing protein, translated as MSDQANRFLGDSIGRTLIKLIVVSLIVGFVMTVFGLTPWGIIYGIRDFILEIWYRGFSALGRVGDYLILGATIVIPLFIILRLFSYRR; from the coding sequence ATGTCCGATCAGGCGAACAGGTTCCTCGGCGATTCAATCGGCCGCACATTGATAAAGCTTATCGTGGTGTCGCTGATCGTCGGTTTCGTCATGACCGTCTTCGGCCTGACGCCGTGGGGCATCATCTACGGCATACGCGATTTCATCCTGGAGATCTGGTACCGCGGCTTCTCGGCCCTCGGGCGCGTCGGCGACTATCTGATCCTCGGCGCGACGATCGTCATCCCGCTCTTCATCATTCTTCGTCTTTTCAGCTACCGCCGGTAA